The following nucleotide sequence is from Pseudomonas sp. RC10.
ACGTTGACCTGATCGCGGAAAAGGTGAACCCGGAGAATCCCAATCAGGTCTGGTATCACGGCGCCTGGGCAGACATGACCTCGCGCCCCGAGCAGATCAAGGTCAAAGGCGAGTCGCCGATCACCTTCACGCTGCGCCAATCGCCCCATGGCCCGATCGTTAATGACGTGCTGAGCGCCAGCGGCATCCAGGACCACGCCGACACGCCGGTCGCCATGTGGTGGTCTTTTCTGGAATCCGAAAACCCGATCCTGCAAGGCTTCTATGAAGCCAATCGCGCCGACACGCTGAACAAGATGCGCGGCGCTGCCGAAAAGATTCAGTCGCCAGGCTTGAATGTGGTTTACGCCAATGCCAAAGGGGACATCGGCTGGTGGGCGGCGGCGCAGTTGCCTGTGCGCCCGAATGGCGTGAACCCGGCCTTTATCCTCGATGGCAGCGGCGAGCAGGCCGACAAACTCGGCTTCTACCCCTTCAGCGCCAATCCTCAGGAAGAGAACCCGGCTCGGGGTTATATCGTCTCGGCCAACTTTCAACCCGTGTCGCCAACGGGCGTGGAAATTCCGGGCTATTACAACCTCGCGGAACGGGGCCGTCAGCTGGACAAACAACTGAGCGACACTTCTGTGAAATGGAACCTGGACAACAGCAAGGCGCTGCAACAGGGCACGAAGACGGATTACGCGCAGCAGATTCTCACACCACTGATTCCCGTGTTGCGTCGGGTCATCAGCGATCCCGAAGAGCATGATTTGATCGAGCGTCTGACGGCCTGGAAAGGCGATTACCCAGTGGATTCAGTGGGCGCCACGCTGTTCAATCAGTTCGTCTATGACCTGAGCAATCAGGCGTTTCGCGACGAATTGGGCGACGGAATGTTCGCAACCCTGATCTCAACACGGGTGATCGACCTGGCGTTGCCAAGGCTGGCCGCCAATCCGAACTCGCCGTGGTGGAACAATCGAAACTCCAACGAGCCGGAGAGCCGGGATAACACCGTGAAGGTGGCCTGGCATGCCACGGTTTCGCACCTGAAATCGCTGTACGGCTTGAATCCGGATGAGTGGACGTGGGGCAAGGCGCACACCCTGACCCACGAACACCCGCTGGGACGCCAGCCGCCGCTGGACAGGCTGTTCAACGTCGGCAAGTTCGCCGCGCCGGGCACCCACGAGGTGCCGAACAACCTGTCGGCCAGCATCACGCCCGCGCCATGGCCCGTGACCTATGGGCCATCGACCCGCCGCCTGATCGACTTCGCCGACCCTGCGCATGCGCTGGGCATCAACCCGGTCGGGCAAAGCGGGGTGTTGTTCGACAAACACTACGCGGATCAGGCACAGGATTACGTCAACGGCCAGTACAGGCCGGAGCGGTTCAGTGAGGGGGATGTGGCGGG
It contains:
- a CDS encoding penicillin acylase family protein, which gives rise to MKRSLSVIAIVIVLITGGGTWYVHSKQPVRDGEVALAQLHAPVSVRYDERGVPHIKAENQDDLYRALGYVHAQDRLFQMEILRRLARGELAEVLGPKLVNTDKLFRSLRIREHADAYVARQDKDTPAWKALQAYLDGVNQFQATHPKPIEFDVLGIEKRPFTAEDTLSIGGYLAYSFAAAFRTEPLLTYVRDQLGLDYLKVFDLDWQPQGALPPSPTLSSKDWKGLSDLAQLSAKALEDAGLPQFEGSNAWAVSGSRTQSGKPLLAGDPHIRFSVPAVWYEAQLSAPGFELYGHFQALNPFALLGHNMDFGWSLTMFQNDDVDLIAEKVNPENPNQVWYHGAWADMTSRPEQIKVKGESPITFTLRQSPHGPIVNDVLSASGIQDHADTPVAMWWSFLESENPILQGFYEANRADTLNKMRGAAEKIQSPGLNVVYANAKGDIGWWAAAQLPVRPNGVNPAFILDGSGEQADKLGFYPFSANPQEENPARGYIVSANFQPVSPTGVEIPGYYNLAERGRQLDKQLSDTSVKWNLDNSKALQQGTKTDYAQQILTPLIPVLRRVISDPEEHDLIERLTAWKGDYPVDSVGATLFNQFVYDLSNQAFRDELGDGMFATLISTRVIDLALPRLAANPNSPWWNNRNSNEPESRDNTVKVAWHATVSHLKSLYGLNPDEWTWGKAHTLTHEHPLGRQPPLDRLFNVGKFAAPGTHEVPNNLSASITPAPWPVTYGPSTRRLIDFADPAHALGINPVGQSGVLFDKHYADQAQDYVNGQYRPERFSEGDVAGNSTEVLKLVPAR